A single window of Uloborus diversus isolate 005 chromosome 5, Udiv.v.3.1, whole genome shotgun sequence DNA harbors:
- the LOC129222818 gene encoding progranulin-like, whose protein sequence is MKSRLSENSMQLLLIFAVVPCLVAANTIICPDLSTCPEGKTCCGKSNDAYECCDIGEDEKNIFPGIPIPNHGMNKTVSRKGQQHFDVCAFCSGTCCYDDCCEYTRATCCSDAVSCCPNGQQCCRRFGSAESEWCCPKRGSCASIYGYCYGGAGALIPAISSIGALIFLLVLRENSLV, encoded by the exons ATGAAGAGCAGGCTTAGTGAAAATTCA atGCAGTTATTGCTAATTTTTGCTGTTGTGCCCTGTTTGGTTGCAGCAAATACTATAATATGTCCAGATTTATCCACATGTCCTGAAG ggaAAACCTGCTGTGGGAAGTCAAACGACGCATACGAATGCTGTGACATAGGAGAAGATGAGAAAAACATTTTCCCCGGAATACCAATTCCAAATCATGGCATGAACAAAACAGTATCAAGAAAGGGGCAGCAACACTTCGATGTCTGCGCATTCTGCTCTGGTACTTGCTGCTACGATGATTGTTGCGAGTATACCCGAGCAACCTGTTGCTCTGATGCAGTAAGCTGCTGTCCAAATGGCCAGCAATGCTGTAGACGATTTGGGAGCGCTGAAAGCGAGTGGTGTTGCCCCAAACGTGGATCCTGTGCGTCAATTTATGGATACTGCTATGGAGGAGCAGGTGCACTGATACCAGCAATATCTAGCATAGGGGCCTTGATTTTCTTGCTAGTTCTTCGAGAAAACTCATTAGTATAG